A single Sporosarcina sp. FSL W8-0480 DNA region contains:
- the purL gene encoding phosphoribosylformylglycinamidine synthase subunit PurL gives MSAMHEPTAQQIKDEKLYRQMGMTDEEFERAVEMIGRLPNYTETGLFSAMWSEHCSYKSSKPVLRKFPTEGARVLQGPGEGAGIVDIGDNQAAVFKMESHNSPSAIEPFIGAATGAGGIIRDVFSMGARPVALVNSMRFGDLTDARDRYLFEQAVAGIASYGNTIGIPTVAGEVQFDNCYSKRPLVNAMAVGLLNHEDIQKGLASGVGNTVLYVGAKTGRDGIHGATMSSSEVAVDKEAELPVMQAGDPYLEKLLMEACLELVKSDALIGIQDMGAAGLTSSSAEMASKAGYGVELNLDLVPQREEGMTAYEMMLSESQERMLVVVKQGREEEIIELCKKYGLEAVAIGKVTDDKMLRLTHKGEVVAEILADILAEDAPVYHKASEEPAYFREFQQIENTEPAVEDLKETLTSLLKRPTIASKEWVYNQFDSQARSNTVVAPGSSAGVIRVQGTNKGLAMTADCNSRYIYLDPETGGKIAVAEASRNLICSGAEPIAATDCLNFGSPDKPEVFWQIEKSADGIAEACRTLNAPIIGGNVSMSNEVNGVPVYPTPTMGLVGIVHDLNQVTTTEFKQAGDAIYLIGETATEFGGSELQQMVEGRIFGKVPTINLEVEASRQQALLKAIQSKLVQSATDLSEGGFAVALCEKAFDAEGLGAEVSISGSAVTALFSETQSRFLVTVKEELTTAFEAIVQDAVKIGTVTAGDTIVIKGDNDEVLIDGSVDEFRSAWRGAIPCLLNSEA, from the coding sequence ATGTCAGCCATGCATGAACCTACAGCTCAGCAAATCAAAGATGAAAAATTGTACCGCCAAATGGGAATGACCGATGAGGAGTTCGAACGTGCAGTTGAAATGATCGGACGTCTTCCGAATTATACGGAAACAGGATTGTTCTCCGCTATGTGGTCTGAACATTGTTCTTACAAAAGCTCGAAGCCGGTATTGCGCAAATTCCCGACAGAAGGGGCACGTGTTTTGCAAGGTCCTGGGGAAGGGGCAGGAATCGTTGATATAGGGGACAATCAAGCGGCAGTATTCAAAATGGAATCACATAACTCCCCTTCGGCAATCGAGCCATTCATTGGTGCAGCTACTGGTGCAGGTGGTATCATTCGTGACGTATTCTCAATGGGTGCCCGTCCGGTAGCGCTCGTCAACTCGATGCGTTTCGGTGATTTAACGGATGCACGTGATCGTTATTTATTCGAACAGGCAGTTGCAGGGATTGCAAGTTACGGGAATACAATCGGGATTCCTACAGTGGCTGGGGAAGTCCAGTTCGATAATTGCTATTCGAAGCGTCCACTTGTTAACGCGATGGCTGTTGGTTTATTGAACCATGAGGATATTCAAAAAGGGCTTGCTTCCGGTGTCGGCAATACAGTTTTGTACGTCGGTGCGAAAACGGGCCGTGATGGGATTCACGGGGCAACGATGTCCTCATCCGAAGTTGCTGTCGATAAGGAAGCGGAACTTCCAGTTATGCAAGCAGGAGATCCGTATCTTGAAAAATTGCTTATGGAAGCATGTCTTGAACTTGTGAAGTCAGATGCGTTAATCGGAATTCAGGATATGGGAGCAGCGGGACTTACTTCTTCTTCTGCCGAGATGGCTTCAAAAGCTGGGTACGGGGTGGAACTGAATTTGGATCTTGTTCCGCAGCGTGAGGAAGGGATGACAGCATACGAGATGATGCTTTCTGAGTCCCAGGAGCGCATGCTTGTCGTAGTGAAGCAAGGGCGCGAAGAAGAAATCATTGAACTGTGCAAGAAATACGGTCTTGAAGCGGTTGCTATCGGAAAAGTGACGGACGATAAAATGCTTCGCCTCACTCATAAAGGTGAGGTAGTTGCAGAGATTTTAGCGGATATCCTTGCCGAAGATGCACCGGTTTATCATAAAGCATCTGAAGAACCTGCTTATTTCCGTGAATTCCAGCAAATCGAGAACACTGAGCCGGCGGTTGAAGATTTAAAAGAGACATTGACGTCTCTATTGAAACGCCCGACGATTGCATCGAAGGAATGGGTTTATAATCAATTCGATTCCCAAGCTCGTTCAAATACAGTCGTTGCACCTGGTTCTTCTGCTGGTGTCATCCGTGTGCAAGGAACGAATAAAGGACTTGCGATGACAGCAGATTGTAACTCTCGCTATATCTATCTGGACCCGGAAACAGGAGGCAAGATTGCGGTTGCTGAAGCATCGCGGAATCTAATTTGTTCTGGAGCGGAGCCAATCGCGGCAACAGATTGCTTGAATTTCGGTAGCCCAGATAAGCCGGAAGTGTTCTGGCAGATCGAGAAATCGGCTGACGGCATCGCTGAAGCTTGCCGCACACTAAATGCACCGATTATCGGGGGCAATGTGTCTATGTCGAATGAAGTGAATGGTGTGCCGGTTTACCCGACGCCGACAATGGGTTTGGTTGGGATCGTCCATGATTTGAACCAAGTGACGACGACTGAATTCAAGCAAGCGGGCGACGCTATTTATTTGATCGGCGAAACAGCAACAGAGTTCGGAGGCAGCGAACTTCAACAAATGGTTGAAGGCAGGATTTTCGGTAAGGTCCCTACTATTAATCTTGAAGTGGAAGCATCCCGCCAGCAAGCATTGCTAAAAGCGATTCAAAGCAAGCTTGTACAATCGGCGACAGACTTATCAGAAGGTGGCTTTGCAGTGGCGCTTTGTGAGAAGGCGTTTGATGCTGAAGGACTTGGTGCTGAAGTTTCTATTTCAGGCTCAGCTGTAACGGCCCTATTTAGTGAGACACAATCCCGCTTCCTTGTAACGGTAAAAGAGGAGCTTACGACTGCTTTTGAAGCGATTGTACAGGATGCAGTGAAGATCGGGACAGTAACAGCAGGAGATACCATCGTCATAAAAGGTGATAACGACGAAGTATTAATCGATGGGTCGGTGGATGAATTCCGTTCTGCTTGGAGAGGGGCAATTCCATGCTTGCTGAACTCAGAGGCCTAA
- the purQ gene encoding phosphoribosylformylglycinamidine synthase subunit PurQ: protein MRFAILTFPGSSCEVDMFHAIRNVLGEGAEIISHKDAVLENYDAVLIPTGASYGDYLRPGALAQSSNSIVSLKAFVDSGKPVLGVGNGFQILVEAGILPGAFLRNKSLKFRSGKAKLAVQNASSHFTSNYEQGQLITIPFAHEFGNYYVDQVTAQLLKDTNRVAFTYEDGNADGSVEDIAGVLNEQGNVLGMMPLPERAVEEIIGGTDGLPLFQSIIKNWSEKNVSHA from the coding sequence ATGAGGTTCGCCATTTTAACTTTTCCCGGATCCAGTTGTGAAGTGGATATGTTCCATGCAATAAGAAATGTTTTAGGTGAAGGTGCAGAAATCATCAGCCATAAAGATGCGGTTTTGGAAAATTACGATGCTGTCCTGATACCAACCGGAGCTTCGTACGGCGATTATTTACGCCCAGGTGCGCTTGCACAGAGCTCCAACTCAATTGTGAGTTTAAAGGCATTCGTAGACTCAGGGAAACCGGTTTTAGGTGTAGGGAATGGGTTCCAAATACTTGTAGAAGCTGGTATTTTACCGGGCGCTTTCTTGCGGAATAAAAGTTTGAAATTCAGAAGCGGTAAAGCGAAACTTGCTGTGCAAAATGCTTCGTCCCATTTCACAAGCAACTATGAACAAGGCCAACTTATTACAATTCCATTTGCCCATGAATTTGGCAATTATTATGTTGATCAAGTTACCGCGCAACTTTTGAAAGATACAAACAGAGTCGCATTTACATATGAAGATGGAAATGCGGACGGCAGTGTTGAAGATATCGCCGGTGTGTTGAATGAACAAGGCAATGTTCTTGGCATGATGCCCCTGCCTGAACGGGCAGTAGAAGAAATTATCGGTGGAACGGACGGATTGCCTTTATTCCAATCTATCATAAAGAACTGGAGTGAGAAGAATGTCAGCCATGCATGA
- the purK gene encoding 5-(carboxyamino)imidazole ribonucleotide synthase, whose translation MKTILPGQTIGIIGGGQLGRMMGLAAKEAGFRIAVLDPTMDSPCGQIADIRIVAPYNDETALEELGEVSDVITYEFENIDYDGLKRLSEIAYVPQGAELVRITQNRATEKSEIKASGAPVANYVTAETFDELKGKINTAGFPCIVKTTFGGYDGKGQVKLDSPKDIHEAESLFEHSSCIAEAFIPFTKEISVIIQRNPDGESYCLPIAENIHKDHILHESIVPARVGPEVIAQAEAAAKQIADHLELVGTLAVEMFVLENDEIIINELAPRPHNSGHYSIEACNVSQFHQHIRAVCGWPLRKPKLWAPSIMVNVLGEHVAPLKKVIVNYPDWSVHLYGKAEAKEKRKMGHVTIMTDDIEKTLQDIDSTSIWA comes from the coding sequence ATGAAGACAATCTTACCAGGACAGACAATCGGAATAATAGGCGGAGGGCAGTTAGGCAGAATGATGGGACTCGCAGCGAAGGAAGCGGGTTTTCGTATAGCTGTGCTTGATCCTACGATGGATTCGCCTTGTGGGCAGATTGCAGATATCCGGATTGTCGCTCCCTATAATGATGAAACTGCCCTTGAAGAGCTTGGTGAAGTTAGCGATGTCATTACGTACGAGTTCGAAAATATAGATTATGATGGCTTAAAGCGACTTAGCGAAATCGCTTATGTGCCGCAAGGGGCCGAGCTTGTTAGAATTACCCAAAACAGAGCTACCGAAAAGTCGGAGATTAAGGCATCTGGCGCACCGGTTGCTAACTATGTGACAGCAGAAACGTTTGACGAGTTAAAGGGGAAAATTAATACAGCCGGTTTTCCTTGCATCGTGAAAACCACTTTCGGTGGATATGACGGCAAAGGGCAAGTGAAGCTTGATTCACCAAAAGACATTCATGAGGCGGAAAGTCTATTCGAACATTCATCATGCATCGCAGAGGCTTTCATCCCATTCACAAAAGAGATTTCAGTTATCATTCAACGGAATCCGGATGGGGAATCGTATTGCCTGCCAATCGCTGAAAACATTCATAAAGATCATATTTTACATGAATCGATTGTACCGGCAAGGGTGGGTCCTGAAGTTATTGCGCAGGCTGAGGCAGCCGCTAAACAGATTGCAGACCACCTTGAGCTTGTCGGAACATTGGCTGTAGAAATGTTTGTACTCGAAAATGATGAAATTATCATCAACGAATTGGCACCAAGGCCGCATAATTCGGGGCATTACTCGATCGAGGCGTGTAATGTATCGCAATTTCACCAGCATATCCGCGCGGTTTGTGGTTGGCCACTTCGAAAACCGAAGCTATGGGCGCCGTCCATTATGGTGAATGTATTAGGTGAGCATGTGGCTCCACTTAAAAAAGTTATCGTGAACTACCCGGATTGGTCCGTACATCTTTACGGTAAAGCGGAAGCGAAGGAAAAACGTAAAATGGGTCATGTGACAATCATGACGGATGATATTGAGAAAACGTTACAAGATATAGATTCTACAAGTATTTGGGCTTAA
- a CDS encoding NETI motif-containing protein: protein MSSKKKTVWFEVEEGETIAECLQRLSDAGYSVAGRKEEPVFKEEAGEYVPIRQVIKFKGILSE, encoded by the coding sequence ATGAGTTCAAAAAAGAAAACGGTTTGGTTTGAAGTTGAAGAGGGTGAGACAATCGCTGAATGCTTGCAACGCCTCTCTGATGCCGGGTATTCGGTCGCTGGTCGAAAAGAAGAACCGGTTTTTAAGGAAGAGGCTGGAGAGTATGTCCCAATCCGTCAAGTTATTAAATTCAAAGGGATTTTAAGTGAATAG
- the purF gene encoding amidophosphoribosyltransferase yields the protein MLAELRGLNEECGVFGIWGHEEASQLTYYGLHALQHRGQEGAGIATKNGKGLLVKKGEGLVNEVFSGDALKGLTGHSAIGQVRYTTEEGRGAENVQPLVFRSTTGSMAIAHNGNLINAQELKESLEKQGSIFQTTSDTEVLAHLIKKSGRGALTQRDRVKKALSMLKGAFAFVLLTEEGLLIAQDPNAMRPLSLGKLGDAWVVASETCAFDLIGAETIRSVEPGELIIINDKGLQSDRFAEAGDRAMCSMEYVYFSRPDSDIDGINIHMARKRCGKQLAKEVKIEADVVTGVPDSSISAAIGFSEESGIPYELGLIKNRYVGRTFIQPTQAMRERGVKLKLSPVHQVVAGKRVVMVDDSIVRGTTSKRIVKMLRDAGATEVHVVIAAPPLVSPCFYGVDISTDSELIATNRSVDEVRDLIDADSLTFLSTEGMLKAIGRSPEMKNCGQCLACFTGEYPTEIYADTVLPHEKELAR from the coding sequence ATGCTTGCTGAACTCAGAGGCCTAAACGAGGAATGTGGCGTATTCGGCATTTGGGGCCATGAAGAAGCATCGCAACTCACGTATTATGGCTTGCATGCATTGCAGCATCGCGGTCAGGAAGGCGCCGGGATTGCGACGAAGAATGGTAAAGGGTTGCTAGTAAAAAAAGGCGAAGGCCTTGTCAATGAAGTATTCTCTGGTGATGCTCTTAAAGGGTTGACAGGTCATAGCGCAATCGGGCAAGTCAGGTACACGACGGAAGAAGGAAGGGGAGCGGAGAACGTACAGCCGCTCGTCTTCCGTTCTACGACTGGAAGCATGGCGATTGCGCATAACGGGAACTTGATCAATGCACAGGAATTAAAGGAAAGTCTCGAAAAGCAAGGCAGCATTTTTCAAACGACATCCGATACGGAAGTGTTAGCGCATTTAATCAAAAAGAGTGGCAGAGGAGCGTTAACACAACGAGATCGTGTGAAAAAGGCGCTTTCAATGTTAAAAGGTGCCTTCGCATTCGTCTTGTTGACGGAAGAAGGACTGCTAATTGCACAGGATCCAAATGCTATGCGACCACTATCTCTTGGGAAGTTGGGAGATGCGTGGGTCGTTGCATCAGAGACTTGTGCATTCGATTTGATCGGCGCAGAAACAATTAGATCGGTTGAACCTGGCGAATTAATCATTATTAATGACAAAGGCTTGCAATCCGACCGATTTGCCGAAGCTGGAGATCGTGCGATGTGTTCGATGGAATATGTCTATTTTTCAAGACCCGATTCAGATATTGACGGCATTAATATCCATATGGCACGGAAGCGATGCGGTAAACAACTTGCAAAAGAAGTGAAGATTGAAGCGGACGTCGTTACGGGCGTTCCCGATTCAAGCATTTCAGCAGCTATCGGATTTTCCGAAGAAAGCGGAATTCCATATGAATTAGGATTGATTAAAAATAGATATGTCGGCAGGACGTTTATCCAACCGACACAAGCAATGCGTGAGAGAGGCGTAAAGTTGAAACTTTCGCCAGTCCATCAAGTTGTCGCAGGAAAACGAGTCGTCATGGTGGATGATTCGATTGTACGTGGAACGACGTCGAAACGGATTGTCAAAATGTTGAGGGATGCAGGGGCGACGGAAGTCCATGTCGTCATCGCAGCTCCTCCATTGGTCAGTCCTTGCTTTTATGGAGTAGACATCAGTACGGATTCGGAACTGATTGCAACAAACCGTTCGGTTGATGAAGTCCGTGATTTGATCGATGCTGATTCACTGACCTTCCTTTCAACGGAAGGAATGTTGAAGGCAATCGGTAGATCTCCAGAAATGAAGAACTGCGGACAATGTCTCGCTTGCTTTACGGGCGAATACCCGACGGAGATTTATGCAGACACAGTTTTGCCGCATGAAAAGGAGCTCGCACGGTAA
- the purM gene encoding phosphoribosylformylglycinamidine cyclo-ligase, protein MSKAYEKAGVNIEAGYESVERMKSHVARTARKGVAGAFGGFGGMFDLSELNYKEPVLISGTDGVGTKLKLAFLADKHDTIGIDCVAMCVNDIVAQGAEPLYFLDYIALGKAVPAKVEAIVKGIADGCVQSGAALIGGETAEMPGLYAADEYDLAGFAVGACEKSKVVTGEKVEEGDVLVGIASSGIHSNGFSLVRKIVLEDQGYEIDQYIAGFEELGKVGQALLEPTKIYAKPVMQIHEELDVHSMGHITGGGFYENLPRMFGEGFGVEINLGSWPVLPVFKMLKAKGELSDKDLYSVFNMGIGFVIALPADQAKRAIQIAAEHNEEAFEIGRVVKGEGVNFIGNHDGSLN, encoded by the coding sequence ATGTCTAAGGCGTATGAAAAGGCGGGAGTCAATATCGAAGCGGGCTACGAATCTGTGGAACGCATGAAATCACATGTCGCTCGCACTGCACGTAAGGGTGTCGCGGGTGCATTTGGCGGTTTCGGAGGGATGTTCGATCTATCGGAACTTAACTATAAAGAACCAGTGTTAATTTCCGGAACAGATGGTGTCGGTACAAAACTGAAATTGGCGTTTCTTGCAGATAAGCATGACACAATCGGCATCGACTGCGTCGCGATGTGTGTGAACGATATTGTCGCGCAAGGAGCAGAACCGCTATACTTCCTGGATTATATCGCACTTGGCAAGGCAGTTCCTGCAAAAGTAGAGGCAATTGTCAAAGGGATTGCTGATGGATGCGTTCAATCCGGAGCTGCATTAATTGGCGGGGAGACGGCAGAAATGCCGGGCCTCTACGCTGCTGATGAGTATGACTTGGCAGGGTTTGCGGTAGGTGCATGTGAAAAAAGTAAAGTCGTTACTGGCGAAAAAGTGGAAGAAGGGGACGTTCTTGTCGGAATCGCATCAAGCGGCATCCATTCGAATGGTTTTTCCCTCGTTCGGAAAATCGTCTTGGAAGACCAAGGATACGAGATTGACCAGTATATCGCTGGATTCGAAGAACTTGGCAAAGTGGGGCAGGCATTGCTCGAGCCGACAAAGATTTATGCAAAGCCCGTCATGCAAATTCACGAAGAGCTTGACGTTCATTCAATGGGCCATATAACAGGTGGGGGTTTCTATGAAAATCTACCAAGAATGTTTGGCGAAGGTTTCGGAGTGGAAATAAATCTTGGTTCTTGGCCAGTTCTTCCAGTGTTTAAAATGTTGAAGGCAAAAGGCGAACTATCTGATAAAGATCTGTATAGCGTTTTTAATATGGGCATTGGATTTGTCATCGCTCTTCCAGCAGATCAGGCGAAACGCGCAATCCAGATTGCGGCTGAGCATAATGAAGAGGCATTTGAAATTGGTCGTGTCGTCAAAGGAGAAGGGGTCAATTTCATCGGCAACCATGATGGGAGCCTAAATTAA
- the purH gene encoding bifunctional phosphoribosylaminoimidazolecarboxamide formyltransferase/IMP cyclohydrolase has product MKKRALLSVSDKSGILEFAKELAKLDYEILSTGGTMKHLKENGVAVIAVDEVTGFPEIMEGRVKTLNPLIHGGLLAKQDDPQHQKQMTEHGIQPIHIVCVNLYPFKETISKPNVSVEDAIENIDIGGPAMLRASAKNHAYVTVIVDATDYAQVLEELNAEGQTTHETRRRLAAKVFRHTAAYDALISGYLTDLSGEEFPEQITFTYELKQPLRYGENPHQKAAFYSRPLGSDFSIANATQLHGKELSYNNIQDANAAIQIVKEFEQPAAVAVKHMNPCGVGTGATIEEAFDKAYEADRTSIFGGIIALNREVDAQTAEQLSGIFLEIIIAPSFTEDAIAILTKKKNIRLLTIPFDQHKKDNWNSVSVEGGLLLQEPDTFGFKDAEIQVVTDREPTEAEWEALKLGWAVVKHVKSNAIVVTDSSRTLGVGAGQMNRVGAANIALTQSGELAKGAALASDAFFPMDDTVEAAAKAGVTAIIQPGGSVKDEDSIKKANEHGITMVFTGIRHFKH; this is encoded by the coding sequence GTGAAAAAACGTGCATTACTCAGTGTTTCAGACAAGAGCGGTATATTGGAATTCGCCAAAGAGCTCGCGAAACTCGATTATGAAATTCTATCAACAGGCGGAACGATGAAGCATCTGAAAGAAAACGGAGTCGCAGTAATAGCGGTTGACGAAGTGACAGGCTTCCCTGAAATCATGGAAGGCCGTGTCAAAACACTAAATCCACTGATTCACGGTGGTCTCCTTGCAAAGCAAGACGATCCGCAACATCAGAAACAAATGACTGAACACGGCATCCAGCCGATCCATATCGTTTGCGTCAATCTCTATCCGTTCAAAGAAACAATCTCTAAACCAAACGTTTCTGTTGAAGACGCTATCGAGAACATCGATATCGGCGGTCCGGCAATGCTCCGTGCGTCTGCGAAAAACCATGCATATGTAACCGTAATTGTTGATGCAACTGATTATGCACAAGTACTTGAAGAGTTAAATGCAGAAGGACAGACGACCCATGAAACACGCCGTCGCCTTGCCGCTAAAGTTTTCCGCCATACAGCAGCATATGATGCACTTATTTCAGGCTATCTAACTGACCTTTCAGGTGAGGAGTTCCCTGAGCAGATCACATTTACATATGAGTTAAAGCAGCCGCTACGTTACGGGGAAAACCCGCATCAAAAAGCAGCATTTTATAGTCGTCCGTTGGGTTCCGATTTCTCCATCGCCAACGCTACGCAATTGCATGGCAAGGAACTTTCCTATAATAATATCCAGGATGCGAATGCAGCGATCCAAATCGTCAAGGAATTCGAGCAACCTGCCGCTGTTGCAGTGAAGCATATGAATCCTTGTGGTGTCGGAACTGGAGCAACTATTGAGGAAGCATTCGATAAAGCATACGAAGCTGACCGGACATCCATTTTCGGAGGCATCATCGCTCTAAACCGCGAAGTGGACGCGCAAACGGCAGAACAACTATCAGGAATTTTCCTTGAAATCATCATCGCTCCTTCATTCACAGAAGACGCGATTGCAATCTTGACAAAAAAGAAGAACATTCGTCTACTGACAATTCCGTTTGATCAACATAAAAAAGACAATTGGAATTCCGTGTCTGTAGAAGGTGGCCTATTACTTCAAGAACCAGATACATTCGGCTTCAAGGATGCGGAAATTCAAGTAGTCACAGATAGAGAGCCGACGGAGGCTGAATGGGAAGCACTGAAGTTAGGTTGGGCAGTTGTGAAGCATGTTAAATCGAATGCAATTGTGGTTACAGATTCGTCAAGGACACTCGGAGTCGGGGCTGGACAGATGAACCGTGTCGGGGCCGCGAATATCGCCCTCACTCAATCTGGAGAATTGGCGAAAGGTGCTGCGCTTGCATCCGATGCGTTCTTCCCGATGGATGATACGGTTGAAGCGGCTGCAAAAGCTGGCGTTACCGCAATTATCCAGCCAGGTGGTTCTGTCAAAGATGAAGATTCCATTAAAAAAGCGAATGAACACGGAATTACAATGGTGTTTACTGGCATTCGTCATTTCAAACATTAA
- the purN gene encoding phosphoribosylglycinamide formyltransferase, whose amino-acid sequence MNGKTKIAVFASGSGSNFEALEFACREGELDAEITLVMTDKPASFVVERARQTDIRTVALEPKAFPSKQAFEEALIAILQDEGVEWIVLAGYMRLIGPTLLAAYPSRIVNIHPSLLPSFPGKDAIGQAIAHGVKVTGVTVHLVDEGMDTGPILAQAPVQVVDGNPELTAKAIHAVEHVLYKETLQSLFTSETKSKA is encoded by the coding sequence ATGAATGGTAAAACAAAGATTGCCGTTTTCGCATCGGGCAGCGGGAGCAATTTTGAAGCGCTTGAATTTGCATGCCGTGAAGGGGAGCTTGATGCAGAAATCACACTTGTCATGACTGATAAGCCCGCTTCCTTCGTAGTAGAACGGGCAAGGCAAACGGATATACGGACTGTCGCTTTGGAACCGAAAGCATTCCCTTCAAAGCAGGCATTTGAAGAGGCGTTAATCGCCATTTTACAGGATGAGGGTGTTGAATGGATTGTGTTGGCGGGTTATATGAGGCTGATTGGCCCGACATTGCTTGCCGCGTATCCTTCACGCATTGTGAATATCCATCCTTCCTTGTTGCCGTCCTTCCCGGGCAAGGACGCTATTGGCCAAGCGATTGCTCACGGTGTAAAAGTGACAGGGGTCACTGTCCATCTTGTGGATGAAGGAATGGATACCGGTCCAATTTTGGCGCAAGCTCCAGTCCAGGTAGTGGATGGTAATCCTGAATTGACCGCTAAAGCAATACATGCGGTTGAACACGTTCTTTATAAAGAGACGTTACAGTCACTGTTTACCAGTGAAACAAAGAGCAAAGCTTGA
- a CDS encoding DUF5698 domain-containing protein yields the protein MTMVLIIFAINIVYVTFFTVRMILTLKGYRYIAAAVSMVEVVIYVVGLGLVLDNLNEIQNIIAYAVGYGIGVIIGSKIEEKLALGYITVNVITADIDYEMPKLLREKGYGVTDWSANGLEGRRSSLQILTPRKDELKLYDTIKQLDPKAFIIAYEPKTIHGGFWVKSVRKGNLFK from the coding sequence ATGACTATGGTTCTTATCATCTTTGCAATTAATATCGTATATGTGACTTTCTTTACGGTACGTATGATTCTTACACTGAAAGGGTACAGGTATATTGCTGCTGCCGTAAGTATGGTTGAGGTAGTAATATATGTTGTCGGCCTTGGCTTAGTATTAGATAATCTGAATGAAATACAAAATATCATCGCATATGCTGTCGGTTATGGAATTGGTGTCATTATTGGATCAAAAATTGAGGAGAAACTTGCACTCGGTTATATTACCGTTAACGTGATCACCGCGGACATAGACTATGAAATGCCGAAATTATTACGTGAAAAAGGGTATGGTGTGACGGATTGGTCTGCGAATGGTTTAGAGGGTAGACGGTCATCGTTGCAGATTTTGACTCCGCGTAAGGATGAGTTGAAACTTTATGATACAATCAAACAGCTTGATCCAAAAGCATTTATTATTGCATATGAGCCAAAAACGATCCATGGAGGATTTTGGGTAAAGTCTGTTAGGAAAGGAAATTTGTTTAAATGA
- the purE gene encoding 5-(carboxyamino)imidazole ribonucleotide mutase: MEPKVGVIMGSKSDWETMKHACDILDELNVPFEKKVVSAHRTPDYMFEYAEQAHVRGIEVIIAGAGGAAHLPGMVASKTLLPVIGVPVQSKALNGMDSLLSIVQMPNGVPVATVSIGKAGATNAGLLAAQFLAVHDSELRERLQGRREKMRDAALESSGELE; this comes from the coding sequence GTGGAACCGAAAGTCGGCGTCATCATGGGAAGTAAAAGTGATTGGGAAACGATGAAGCATGCTTGCGATATTTTGGATGAACTGAATGTGCCATTTGAAAAGAAAGTGGTCTCGGCACACCGAACACCTGATTATATGTTTGAGTATGCGGAACAGGCGCATGTAAGAGGAATTGAAGTCATTATCGCTGGTGCAGGCGGGGCAGCACATCTACCGGGAATGGTAGCTTCAAAGACTTTATTACCAGTCATCGGTGTTCCAGTTCAATCGAAAGCGTTAAACGGAATGGACTCATTGCTATCGATTGTCCAGATGCCTAACGGTGTTCCGGTCGCAACTGTGTCAATTGGCAAGGCAGGAGCAACGAATGCAGGCCTGCTTGCTGCACAGTTTTTAGCGGTGCATGATTCGGAACTTCGAGAGAGACTCCAAGGACGTCGAGAAAAAATGCGCGATGCGGCATTGGAAAGCAGCGGTGAATTGGAATGA
- the purS gene encoding phosphoribosylformylglycinamidine synthase subunit PurS, which produces MTKVKVYVTLRESVVDPQGIATQEALVTMGYDEVESVRIGRLIELELAGTAAEIETRVMEMCDKLLVNKVIENYSFEIGEVAGK; this is translated from the coding sequence ATGACAAAAGTTAAAGTTTACGTAACATTACGCGAAAGTGTTGTAGATCCACAAGGTATTGCTACGCAGGAGGCACTTGTCACGATGGGGTATGACGAAGTGGAAAGCGTACGTATTGGAAGGCTGATTGAACTTGAACTTGCAGGAACAGCTGCTGAAATCGAAACACGTGTGATGGAAATGTGCGATAAGCTTCTTGTCAATAAAGTGATTGAGAACTATAGCTTTGAAATCGGGGAGGTTGCGGGTAAATGA